A single Bacillus sp. HMF5848 DNA region contains:
- the rpsK gene encoding 30S ribosomal protein S11, which produces MARKTNTRKRRVKKNIEAGIAHIRSTFNNTIVTITDTHGNAVSWASAGALGFKGSRKSTPFAAQMAAETAGKASMEHGMRTLEVNVKGPGAGREAAIRALQAAGLEVTAIRDVTPVPHNGCRPPKRRRV; this is translated from the coding sequence ATGGCACGTAAAACAAACACTCGTAAACGTCGTGTAAAAAAGAATATTGAAGCTGGTATCGCACATATTCGTTCCACTTTCAATAATACAATCGTGACTATTACAGATACTCATGGAAATGCTGTTTCATGGGCAAGCGCTGGTGCTTTAGGATTTAAAGGTTCACGTAAATCTACACCATTTGCTGCACAAATGGCAGCTGAAACTGCTGGTAAAGCATCTATGGAACATGGTATGAGAACATTAGAAGTTAACGTTAAAGGTCCTGGTGCTGGACGTGAAGCAGCTATTCGTGCTTTACAAGCAGCTGGTCTAGAAGTTACTGCTATTCGCGATGTAACACCAGTTCCACATAACGGATGCCGTCCTCCAAAACGTCGCCGTGTGTAA
- a CDS encoding DNA-directed RNA polymerase subunit alpha yields the protein MIEIEKPKIETVEINEDAKYGKFVVEPLERGYGTTLGNSLRRILLSSLPGAAVTSIQIDGVLHEFSTIEGVVEDVTTIILHLKKLALKIYSDEEKTLEIDVQGEGTVTAADITHDSDVEILNPDLHIATLAKDAHLRIRLNAKRGRGYSPADANKREDQPIGVIPIDSIFTPVSRVSYQVENTRVGQMTNYDKLTFDVWTDGSLGPQEAVALGAKILTEHLNIFVGLTDDAQNAEIMVEKEEDQKEKVLEMTIEELDLSVRSYNCLKRAGINTVQELAHKTEEDMMKVRNLGRKSLEEVKAKLEELGLGLRKDE from the coding sequence ATGATTGAAATCGAGAAACCAAAGATCGAAACGGTTGAAATCAATGAAGATGCTAAATATGGCAAATTCGTCGTAGAACCACTTGAGCGTGGATATGGAACAACTTTGGGTAACTCCTTACGTCGTATCCTACTGTCCTCACTTCCTGGTGCCGCAGTAACCTCTATACAAATAGATGGGGTTCTGCATGAATTCTCAACAATTGAGGGCGTTGTAGAAGACGTTACAACTATTATTCTTCATCTGAAAAAGCTTGCTCTTAAGATTTATTCTGATGAAGAAAAAACGCTTGAAATTGATGTGCAGGGTGAAGGGACTGTTACGGCAGCTGATATCACACATGACAGTGACGTAGAAATCTTAAACCCTGATCTTCATATTGCGACACTAGCGAAAGATGCTCATTTACGAATTCGTTTAAATGCAAAGCGTGGACGTGGATACTCACCTGCTGATGCAAATAAGCGAGAAGATCAGCCGATTGGTGTTATACCGATTGATTCCATTTTTACACCTGTATCTCGTGTTTCTTATCAAGTGGAAAATACTCGTGTTGGTCAAATGACAAATTACGATAAACTTACATTTGATGTATGGACTGATGGCAGTCTAGGACCACAAGAAGCAGTTGCATTAGGCGCGAAAATTTTGACCGAGCACCTTAATATCTTTGTAGGACTTACAGATGATGCACAAAATGCAGAAATTATGGTCGAAAAAGAAGAAGATCAGAAAGAGAAAGTTCTCGAGATGACGATCGAAGAATTAGACCTATCTGTACGTTCATACAACTGTCTAAAACGTGCTGGGATCAACACAGTACAAGAGCTTGCTCATAAAACAGAAGAGGATATGATGAAGGTTCGTAACCTTGGTCGAAAATCTCTAGAAGAAGTAAAAGCGAAGCTTGAAGAACTTGGATTAGGCTTACGCAAAGATGAATAG